ACATTACATACTATATATGCAGTTGGAAGATTTTCATTTCCTTCATTATCTATATAGTGAGAATGCCAGTTATTCATCCAAGCACCCCCTCTTTTTTCTTTTCTAGCTTCCATATCTATAAAGATTCTAGCAATAGTTTTTTCATTTTCACTAATATCATAAACTTTTACTTTTTTATCATCCCAAGATTTGGCATCTGTTTTTGTAAATTTGATATTAAATACTTCATTTAAAAAATCAAAGAAACCATTTAATACAGAGTTTTGTTCGAAGTATGGTCTATAAAACTCTTCATCTAAGTCATACTTTTCTTTTTTTAGTTTTTCGCTGTAATATCCTAAATCAAAACTTTTGATATCTTTTAATTCATCTTTTAAGGCATACTCTCTTACTTCTTCAAGTTCTTCTTTTGCTCTGGTCTTTCCTTTAGAAGCTAATTCTTCAAGAAAAGCTACAACATCTTCTTCATTTTTTGCCATTTTAGTCTCAAGTGAATACTCAGCATAATTATCAAAACCTAAGATTTTGACCATTTCATCTTTTAGTTTTAATATTTCTTCAATAATCTTTCCATTTTCTGGAGCTCTAGTACAATAGGCTTTATAAATCTCTTCTCTTTTTTCTCTATTTGTACCATATGTAATATATGCTAAATAAGATGGCATTTGTAAAGTAAACTTATATTTAGTTTTTCCATCCTCTTCATATGAAGCAAGTTCTAAATCTGATTTAGGAATTTCTTTTACATCTTCAAAATCTTCAATTATCATTTCAAAAGCATTTGTTGCATTTAATATGTTTTGTGAAAACTTATGAGATAACTCACTAAGCTTTAGATTTAACTCTTTTAGTATTTCTTTTTTTTCGTTATTTAAATGACAACCACTTAATTTGAAGTCTCTTACCTCATTTTCTAATACTTTTTTTTGTATACCATTTAAAGATATTTTAGTGTTATCTTGTATATCTTTTAAAGATCTATAAATATTATCATTTTGACTTATCTCAGTTTCGTAATTAGAGATTAAAGGAAGACACTCTTCATACACTTTTTGCGTTATTTCTGAATTCTTAACTGAGTCTATATGAAAGATAGGTGTAACAAAATCACTGATGCTCTCCCCTATTTCTTCAAATGGCTTTACAAAATTTTTGTAAGTCTTTTCTTCTATTTCTAATAGTTCATCTATTTTTTCTTTACTACTTGTTAAAAGTGTTTCTAAATCATTTTTACTATTTTCTAAATTATCTAAATTAAATTCTTTAAACATATATATTCCTTTTCTATTTATTGTTTATTTTTTAAATTGTACTGTAAAGCCTCTATCAAATTTTTCATAGTCTTGATAAAAACTGTATTCTTTTACCTCAAAAGATTTTAAATAGTCTTCTAAAGGTTTCTTTTGGTCATAACCCATTTCACAAAGTAAATAAGGTATTTCTTTTTCATTTGTATCTTTTATGATATCTTTTAATAATTCATCACCAATATTTCCACCAAAAAGAGCATTTGATGGTTCAAACTTTACATTAGGAGGAAGTTTGTAATCATCTGCTATATATGGAGGGTTAGAGATAGTCATATGAATATCTGTTTCAGGCACATTCTCATATAGGTTAGAAAGCCTAAACTCTATTTTATCTTCAACCTTATGCTTCTTTGCATTTTCTCGTGCAAGTTCTAGGGCTTTTTCGTTTATATCAACTGCAATGATTTTTACATTTTTAAGTAATAATGCAAGCATCACAGAGATAATACCGCTTCCTGTACCAATTTCTATTATATTGATTGTTTCTTTTTTGTCTTTGAAAATTTCAATTGCATTATCAATCAAAAGCTCAGTTTCAGGTCTAGGTATTAAAACACCCTCTTTTACTAAAAAAGTCTCTCCATAAAAAGAGGCTTTGTTAATAAGGTATTCCATTGGATAGTTTGTTGCTCTTTTATTTACTAGTTTTTCTAGTTCTTTTATTTGAGTAAACTCAGCATTTGCATTTAAATGAAGCCAGATAACATTCTTGTCTAATATGTGACCTATCATCATCTCTACTTCTTTTGCGGGTATATGAGTTACTAATTTTAGTTTTTGTGAATATGTTCTTACACAATCTTTTATTGTCATATAATTTATTTCCTTTAATAAAAGCAGATATTATAGTAAAGCTTTGACTAATATATGATAAATTTATCAAATATTTTATATTCTTGTTAAGTTTTATTTGGTATAAAATATATGAGATAATTATATTATATGTTTGTGTATCAAAGATCTTAGATTATAAATATGTTTAATAATTAGTAAAGGATAAGAAAAAGATGGAGTTAAAAGATAAAATAAGTATTGGGATTTCTGTTGGGGCATTAGTAGTTGCATTATTATCCCTTTCTTTGTCAGGTATTATTTATCTGAAAGAAAGTAAAGAAGACTTATTAATTAAATTTTCAAATCATCACTTTGGATACAAAGTTCCAATATTGAAGGGATATGGTAATAAATATCCAGCAATAATTCCATTAAGATGGAATTGTTTAATTGTTAACAATGGTAAAATACCTGTAACTATATCAAATATCAAAACAATCCAAATCTCATCAGATTTTCCCCTTGAACACTCTAACGTTTCATCAAGTTTTATAGATAGTAAAAATAAGAATATTTCAACTCCTTTGACATTGCAACCAGGCGAAGCAAAAACTATGAAATACGTAACTACAATTCTTTTGACACCAGAAATTTATAATCATATTAAAGATAAGTATCCAATAGGTACGAAAGTATTGTCGCACAAATTAAAAGCATATTTATTTAGTAAAGGTGTTGATTTTTATGGAAACAAAGTTAAACAAACAATATTTTCGGATGGTACAAAATTAATTACATATCCAATCGATATTAAACAAGGAAAGCAACAAATATTTGTTATGAAAGTAACTACATCAAGAGCTAATACTTTTAGTATAATGTTTTCACAATATCAGCAATTTGATTAATAAAAGAATAGTTTTTAATTTTAATTATTAAAAATTCTATTACTCCAAAACATAAAGTGCTAACTCATCAGCTAATAAAAAGTTCTTATTAATAATTGTTGTATCGTTTTGAAATAGTTTCTTTTCTTTTACTAAATGACCGACTTTTTCTAGCTCTTTTTTAGTAAATAATGATTTATCTACTCCTAAAGAGCATCTAAAACCTAAAAGTACTTGTTCTACTTTTTTATCTTCTTTACTTATCTCTTCATAGTCGTATTTTGTTGGGGTTTGTATATACTCTTCTATACTTTTATTTGGATAATATCTTTGATTATCTATAAAACCTACCGCTCCTGCACCAACTCCTAGATAGTTTTTATGTTGCCAATATCCGTAGTTGTGTTTTGATTCTTCCTCTTTTGATTTAGAGAAGTTTGATATCTCATATTGGTTAAAATCATTTTTCTTTAAGTACTCAAATAGTTTATATGATAACTCTTCATCATCTATTTTTATTTTTGTATTATTAAAGAATTTTGTACCTTCTTCTAGTGTTAAAGAATAGGCACTTATATGAGTTACAGGAAGAGAAAAAATAGTATCAAAATCTTCTTTTATACTCTTTAATGTATCTCCTTCAACTCCATAAATTATATCGCAGTTAATCCTATTAAAACCTATACAATCAGCATTTTGTATAGCATTTATAGCCCCTTTACTGTTATGCGCACGATTTAGTTTTTTTAGCTTTTCATCATCAAAACTTTGTACTCCAAAGCTTATACGATTTACACCTAAATCTTTCATTCCTTGAAGCCAATCTTTTGTAGCTGAATTTGGATTACTTTCACTTGTTATTTCACAGTTTTCTGACAAATATGGGTTTAATATATCAAACACTTCTTTATAGAGTTCTACTTTTACTGTACTAGGAGTCCCTCCTCCTATGAAAACAGTATTAAGCTTTTCATTATTTTGTAAGTTTTTGTTTAAGTCAAATTTTAATTGTTTTTTTAAGGCTTCCATATATTGTTTTTTTAAATGAAACTTATCTGTATAGGTGTTGAAAGCACAATAGTAACATTTGCTATCACAAAAGGGTATATGTATATATAAAAGCAATTTTTAATCCTAAGTTTATTATAATATCAGGCTAATTATAAGGGAATTATTATTTATGACTGATAAAGAAATAAAAGAAAACAGTAAAGAAAAGAAAAATTATAGACCAAATGTAGCGGCTATTGTATTATCAGCAAAATACCCTGAAAAATGTGAGATTTTTATTGCTTCAAGAACTGATGTAGAAAATGCATGGCAATTCCCTCAAGGTGGAATTGATGATGGAGAAAGTGCAAATGAAGCTTTATATAGAGAACTTGAAGAAGAAATTGGTACAAGAGAAATAGAGATAATTGCTGAATATCCAGAATGGGTAAGTTATGACTTTCCCCCTGCTATTGCAAAAAAAATGTATCCATTTGATGGGCAAATACAAAAATATTATTTGGTTAAATTAAAAAAAGGTGCAAAAGTTAATATAAATACTGAAATACCTGAGTTCAGTGAGTATAAGTTTGTACCTACAAAAAATATTTATGATTATATTACTTTTTTTAAGAGAACAGTATATAAACAAGTATTGAAATATTTTAGAAATGAAGGTTTTATTTAAAAGGTAAAGAAGAAGAATGTTAAAAGTTTTAAAATTTGGTGGTACAAGTGTTGGTACACTTGAAAGAATTCAAAATGTTGCAAATATTATAAAAGATATAAGAGATGAAGGTCATGATGTAATAGCTGTAGTTTCAGCTATGAGTGGTGAAACAAATAAATTAATCGAATATGCTGAAAATTTTTCAAAAGCTCCAATAGCTAATGAAATGGATATGTTATTAAGTTCTGGTGAAAGAGTTACATCAGCTTTGCTTTCTATAGCTTTAAATGAACAAGGTTATAAAGCTACTTCTATGAGTGGTAGAGAAGCTGGGATTGTTACTGATAATGCTCATACAAAAGCTAGGATTGAATCAATTGATACAACAAATATGAAAAATGCTATTTCTGATGGTAAGGTTATTATTGTTGCTGGGTTTCAGGGGATAACAGAAGGTTCAGGCAGAGTCTCAACTTTAGGTCGTGGAGGTTCTGATTTAACTGCTGTTGCAATTGCTGGAGCAATAAAAGCAGATGTTTGTGAAATATATACAGATGTTGATGGTATTTATACAACAGACCCAAGGATTGAACCTAAAGCAAAAAAATTAGAAAAAATATCATATGATGAGATGTTAGAACTAGCTTCATTAGGAGCAAAAGTTTTACAAAATAGATCTGTTGAAATGGCGAAAAAATTAAATGTAAATTTAGTATCTAGAAGCAGCTTTACGCCAGAAGTTGAAGGTACGTTAATAACTAAGGAAGAGAATATTATGGAAAAACCAGTTGTAAGTGGTATTGCATTAGATAAAAATCAAGTAAGAGTTGGTATGTATGGAGTAACTGATAGACCAGGTATTGCTTCATTAATTTTTACAGCATTAGCAGATGCAAATATTAATGTAGATATGATTGTACAAACTGTGGGTGTAGATGGTAAAACTGATTTAGACTTTACAATTCCAACTACTGATTGGGAAATATGTAAAGATGTAATGGAAAACTTCAAGAGTGATGCTGAAAATATTGATTACAATGAAGCAATTTGTAAAGTTTCAATAGTAGGTGTGGGAATGAAATCTCATACTGGGGTTGCTTCTAAAGCATTTACAGCTTTAGCTAAAGAAAATATTAATATAAGAATTATCTCTACTTCAGAAATTAAAGTATCTATGATAATAGAAGAAAAATATGCAGAGCTTGCAGTTCGTTCACTTCATGATGCTTATAACTTGGATCAATAGACGTGCAAGAATTTTTAAACTGGACAGTAGATACAATCAGGGAAGATAGATTAATTTCTCCTTGGTTAGAAGAAAAAAAATATGAATGGGTTCCTTTAGTATCTAAATCAGTGGTGAATCTTTT
This portion of the Arcobacter sp. LA11 genome encodes:
- a CDS encoding M3 family metallopeptidase translates to MFKEFNLDNLENSKNDLETLLTSSKEKIDELLEIEEKTYKNFVKPFEEIGESISDFVTPIFHIDSVKNSEITQKVYEECLPLISNYETEISQNDNIYRSLKDIQDNTKISLNGIQKKVLENEVRDFKLSGCHLNNEKKEILKELNLKLSELSHKFSQNILNATNAFEMIIEDFEDVKEIPKSDLELASYEEDGKTKYKFTLQMPSYLAYITYGTNREKREEIYKAYCTRAPENGKIIEEILKLKDEMVKILGFDNYAEYSLETKMAKNEEDVVAFLEELASKGKTRAKEELEEVREYALKDELKDIKSFDLGYYSEKLKKEKYDLDEEFYRPYFEQNSVLNGFFDFLNEVFNIKFTKTDAKSWDDKKVKVYDISENEKTIARIFIDMEARKEKRGGAWMNNWHSHYIDNEGNENLPTAYIVCNVPQSNDTTPSLLRHGDVVTLFHEMGHALHHLLSKVPEAMVSGISGVAWDVVEFPSQFLEYFAYDKEVLKLFAKHYETQEVLSDEAIDRIIKAKNFQSSLSMLRQVEFALFDFKLHQKLYTSEEEVQKLLDGIREEYAVIKPPKYNKFQNGFSHIFAGGYAAGYYSYKWAEVLSADAFYMFIDSGKVLNKELAIKYKDTILKNGGSKDMDKLFFELASRNPSVDSLLKIDGIIS
- the prmC gene encoding peptide chain release factor N(5)-glutamine methyltransferase, which codes for MTIKDCVRTYSQKLKLVTHIPAKEVEMMIGHILDKNVIWLHLNANAEFTQIKELEKLVNKRATNYPMEYLINKASFYGETFLVKEGVLIPRPETELLIDNAIEIFKDKKETINIIEIGTGSGIISVMLALLLKNVKIIAVDINEKALELARENAKKHKVEDKIEFRLSNLYENVPETDIHMTISNPPYIADDYKLPPNVKFEPSNALFGGNIGDELLKDIIKDTNEKEIPYLLCEMGYDQKKPLEDYLKSFEVKEYSFYQDYEKFDRGFTVQFKK
- the hemW gene encoding radical SAM family heme chaperone HemW gives rise to the protein MLLYIHIPFCDSKCYYCAFNTYTDKFHLKKQYMEALKKQLKFDLNKNLQNNEKLNTVFIGGGTPSTVKVELYKEVFDILNPYLSENCEITSESNPNSATKDWLQGMKDLGVNRISFGVQSFDDEKLKKLNRAHNSKGAINAIQNADCIGFNRINCDIIYGVEGDTLKSIKEDFDTIFSLPVTHISAYSLTLEEGTKFFNNTKIKIDDEELSYKLFEYLKKNDFNQYEISNFSKSKEEESKHNYGYWQHKNYLGVGAGAVGFIDNQRYYPNKSIEEYIQTPTKYDYEEISKEDKKVEQVLLGFRCSLGVDKSLFTKKELEKVGHLVKEKKLFQNDTTIINKNFLLADELALYVLE
- a CDS encoding RNA pyrophosphohydrolase codes for the protein MTDKEIKENSKEKKNYRPNVAAIVLSAKYPEKCEIFIASRTDVENAWQFPQGGIDDGESANEALYRELEEEIGTREIEIIAEYPEWVSYDFPPAIAKKMYPFDGQIQKYYLVKLKKGAKVNINTEIPEFSEYKFVPTKNIYDYITFFKRTVYKQVLKYFRNEGFI
- a CDS encoding aspartate kinase translates to MLKVLKFGGTSVGTLERIQNVANIIKDIRDEGHDVIAVVSAMSGETNKLIEYAENFSKAPIANEMDMLLSSGERVTSALLSIALNEQGYKATSMSGREAGIVTDNAHTKARIESIDTTNMKNAISDGKVIIVAGFQGITEGSGRVSTLGRGGSDLTAVAIAGAIKADVCEIYTDVDGIYTTDPRIEPKAKKLEKISYDEMLELASLGAKVLQNRSVEMAKKLNVNLVSRSSFTPEVEGTLITKEENIMEKPVVSGIALDKNQVRVGMYGVTDRPGIASLIFTALADANINVDMIVQTVGVDGKTDLDFTIPTTDWEICKDVMENFKSDAENIDYNEAICKVSIVGVGMKSHTGVASKAFTALAKENINIRIISTSEIKVSMIIEEKYAELAVRSLHDAYNLDQ